From Colias croceus chromosome 24, ilColCroc2.1, the proteins below share one genomic window:
- the LOC123702846 gene encoding uncharacterized protein LOC123702846 has translation MDSRGRCMVKMCQKREDSSEDENKTIKKQDQSTVIVSPQKHNVTTCQKSPSEMNKNVCNDINFAVDITIEKMPDELLVSDVPKFPEYEEFKIITCESAPASIKASEMITNNMNPPQSAPMPVNVSPMSLCSSKINLNEDDNIILYNYKDRSSPIRGSSPISGIEPMSLTTDEEPFSDSGSSWIPDTDEEKKTKRRRSSLININHTTAKKKKRVERINPILSSDSEDETDNIITDRRIMEQNVIIESETTDSEIDITGNKEEKIFRWKKKNKKNWIRNKELEKKRKCLPYKSKTGKLRAAKSPKNPKCSKNCRQKCTEKFTQIEREIICKSYWSIASYNLQKEFLLRRIIIKPVQTTRKSVSIDKQRSSSRVYGFYKGKTVFERVCKNFFMSTLCISTGPIETAVKHVDDHGVFSKLDNRGRRAPANKTPEEQIQEVKNHIESFPVIDSHYCRKKTNRKYLDPTLSISKMYDLYVQKMKEINKLPVKLNIYKKVFGTEYNLAFYHPKKDQCSTCNNYIKDKTNINIQNEYTQHIERKEASYRSKNLDKKKSEEDKSYLCVTMDLQSLLQIPSTADSLMYYSRKLNLYNLSIYEFKPPQNDAHCMIWTEINGKRGSVEIASAIYLWIKKLPEVLTHVTIYSDTCSGQNRNQYVAAFLLYVVQTHETIKILEQKYLESGHSFMEVDSMHSAIEKEKKYTDTYSIIDWKGIMLRARSKRQNKNATPYNVTELSYQDMIDVKALALKIIKNKTIAENGEKVCWLKIKCLRFEKELPGFIKYRYDYDGPYNLLNTLCKPGRLTRRTVNSEMPTLNTEDLPRAYKQCLPITKLKKKDLLQLCKKNIIPKELHGWYESLPCLKEDQGTPCSTDSSEVDE, from the exons ATGGATTCGCGAGGAAGATGTATGGTTAAAATGTGCCAGAAGAGAGAAGATTCATCTGAG GACGAAAATAAGACAATCAAGAAACAGGACCAAAGTACCGTTATTGTCAGCCCACAAAAACATAATGTTACAACATGCCAAAAATCACCGTCCGAAATGAACAAAAATGTTTGCAACGACATAAATTTTGCTGTTGATATAACGATAGAAAAAATGCCGGATGAGTTGTTAGTTTCTGATGTTCCTAAGTTTCCTGAATATGAGGAATTTAAGATTATTACATGTGAATCGGCTCCAGCATCAATAAAGGCTAGcgaaatgattactaacaacatgAACCCACCCCAATCAGCACCTATGCCTGTAAATGTCAGTCCCATGTCTTTATGTAGcagcaaaattaatttaaatgaagatgacaacataatattatacaactaTAAAGATCGCAGTTCGCCTATCAGAGGGTCAAGTCCCATTTCGGGTATCGAACCAATGTCACTTACAACTGATGAAGAACCTTTTTCTGATTCTGGATCTTCATGGATTCCGGACACAGACgaagaaaagaaaacaaaacgAAGACGTAGTTCTTTAATTAACATCAATCATACAACGGctaagaagaaaaaaagaGTTGAACGTATAAACCCCATTTTATCGAGTGATTCTGAAGATGAAACAGATAATATCATAACTGATAGAAGAATCATGGAACAAAATGTGATAATCGAATCTGAAACAACAGATTCAGAAATAGATATAACAGGAAATAAGGAAGAAAAAATCTTCagatggaaaaaaaaaaataaaaaaaactggaTAAGAAATAAAGAGCTGGAGAAGAAGCGAAAATGTTTGCCATATAAGAGTAAAACTGGAAAGCTTCGTGCAGCTAAATCACCTAAAAACCCTAAATGCAGCAAAAATTGTCGCCAAAAATGCACAGAAAAGTTTACACAAATCGAGCGTGAGATAATTTGCAAATCCTATTGGTCTATAGCATCATATAATCTGCAAAAAGAGTTTTTGCTTAGGCGCATAATCATTAAGCCCGTGCAGACTACAAGAAAATCTGTATCGATCGACAAACAAAGAAGTTCTAGCAGAGTATATGGTTTCTATAAAGGTAAGACTGTATTTGAACGAGTATGCAAGAACTTTTTTATGTCTACTCTTTGCATTTCTACTGGTCCAATCGAAACTGCAGTAAAACACGTGGATGATCATGGTGTATTTTCAAAATTGGATAATCGTGGCAGGCGAGCGCCTGCAAACAAAACTCCTGAAGAACAGATACAAGAGGTAAAAAATCACATTGAAAGTTTTCCTGTAATTGATTCCCATTActgtagaaaaaaaacaaacaggaAATACTTAGACCCTACCTTGTCAAtatcaaaaatgtatgatttgtATGTGCAGAAAATGAAAGAAATCAATAAATTGcctgtaaaattaaacatttataagaAAGTGTTTGGTACAGAATACAATTTAGCGTTCTATCACCCCAAGAAAGACCAATGTAGCAcgtgtaataattatataaaagataaaaccaatataaatattcaaaatgagTATACTCAACATATAGAAAGAAAAGAGGCATCTTATAGATCTAAAAATCTGGATAAAAAGAAGTCGGAAGAagataaatcatatttatgtGTCACCATGGACTTGCAAAGTCTACTGCAGATTCCATCGACTGCAGATAGTCTGATGTACTATTccagaaaattaaatttatataatttatctatttatgaGTTTAAACCACCACAGAACGATGCTCACTGCATGATCTGGACGGAAATAAACGGAAAAAGAGGCAGTGTTGAAATAGCAtctgctatttatttatggATAAAGAAACTCCCCGAGGTTTTAACGCACGTCACCATTTACTCCGACACGTGCTCGGGACAGAACCGAAATCAGTACGTAGcagcatttttattgtatgtagtACAAACGCATGAGACAATCAAAATATTGGAACAGAAGTATCTAGAAAGTGGTCATAGCTTTATGGAAGTAGATTCAATGCATAGTGCcatagaaaaagaaaaaaagtatACAGACACGTATTCTATAATAGATTGGAAGGGAATTATGCTACGGGCAAGATCAaaaagacaaaataaaaatgcaactcCATATAATGTAACTGAATTGTCATACCAAGACATGATTGATGTAAAAGCACTtgctttgaaaataattaaaaacaaaactatagCTGAGAATGGGGAGAAAGTGTGctggttgaaaataaaatgtctcaGATTTGAAAAGGAATTACccggttttattaaatacagatATGATTACGATGGGCcatataatttactaaataCTCTTTGTAAACCAGGGAGATTGACTAGGAGAACTGTAAACTCTGAAATGCCAACTTTAAATACTGAAGATCTTCCCCGGGCATATAAACAATGTCTTCCTATAACAAAACTAAAAAAGAAAGACCTTTTACAGctctgtaagaaaaatattattccgAAAGAGCTTCACGGCTGGTACGAAAGTTTACCATGTTTAAAAGAAGACCAGGGTACACCATGCTCCACTGATTCATCTGAAGTCGATGAGTAA